The Amaranthus tricolor cultivar Red isolate AtriRed21 chromosome 6, ASM2621246v1, whole genome shotgun sequence genome has a segment encoding these proteins:
- the LOC130814537 gene encoding probable apyrase 6 isoform X3, producing the protein MVTGEELGAFMIKKSRNHELVKRVVFKLIDFAKKKVPDFEWKDTKVQVFINAELAGKVTESERVLDECCLVLRSSGFLFRDDWASVLNGQDEGFYSWLAVNYAFGYLGNIPEETAGVVSLGRSAMQVTFASLETPLSESSRVIRLAGVPYSLYTQGLQQFGQDAVWKLLHKQSSQDLLSSSLNKERSLPNPCYPRGYKLTSQQSGVKLVNFYATGNFSACKTQLTLLLNDRKGNCTHAPCEMASSLFSELESKPHPQQKFFLSSQLRGLVPKASVSELEVVARRFCEDEWDSLKKDYDIDDTDLSKSCFSHAYMVILLRNSFGIRFDEKRVEFAAGSTPVDWRFGAFISRTIIEPFDEIMEHHDTHIVENESVTFFFLFAVFIIFVLVATFFVMKLRKPQMKTIYDLEKGCYIVTRVRR; encoded by the exons ATGGTGACTGGTGAGGAACTAGGTGCATTCATGATCAAGAAATCAA gaAATCACGAATTGGTGAAAAGGGTAGTGTTCAAATTGATTGATTTTGCTAAGAAGAAAGTTCCTGACTTTGAGTGGAAAGATACCAAAGTTCAGGTTTTTATTAATGCAGAATTGGCGGGTAAAGTTACGGAGAGTGAGAGGGTTTTGGATGAGTGTTGTTTGGTTTTGAGATCATCTGGGTTTTTGTTTAGGGATGATTGGGCTTCTGTTTTGAATG GTCAGGATGAGGGGTTTTATTCTTGGTTGGCTGTAAATTATGCTTTTGGATACCTTGGCAATATACCTGAAGAAACAGCTGGAGTAGTTTCACTTGGAAGATCTGCCATGCAG GTAACTTTTGCAAGTCTTGAGACTCCATTATCAGAATCCTCTAGAGTTATCAGGTTGGCAGGAGTTCCCTACAGTCTTTATACTCAAGGCTTGCAGCAGTTCGGTCAG GATGCGGTTTGGAAATTGCTCCATAAACAGAGTAGTCAAGATTTGTTGTCAT CATCACTGAACAAAGAAAGATCTTTGCCTAATCCTTGTTATCCCAGAGGATATAAACTGACATCACAGCAAAGTGGTGTGAAACTTGTGAACTTCTATGCCACTGGCAACTTTTCCGCTTGTAAAACTCAACTTACTTTGTTACTGAATGATAGGAAAG GAAATTGTACACATGCACCGTGTGAGATGGCATCATCCCTTTTTAGCGAGTTAGAAAGTAAACCTCATCCTCAGCAGAAGTTCTTTCTTTCTTCTCAG CTTCGAGGTTTAGTTCCAAAGGCTTCCGTATCAGAATTGGAGGTGGTTGCACGTCGTTTTTGTGAGGATGAATGGGACAGCCTTAAAAAAGATTATGATATTGATGATACAGATCTGTCAAAGAGTTGTTTCTCACATGCATATATGGTGATCTTGCTGCGCAACAGTTTTGGCATTCGATTTGACGAAAAGAG AGTCGAGTTTGCTGCAGGAAGCACTCCTGTCGATTGGAGATTTGGAGCCTTCATTTCTCGGACGATCATAGAGCCCTTTGACGAAATTATGGAGCACCATGACACCCATATTGTGGAGAATGAATCTGTCACCTTCTTCTTCTTGTTTGCGgtttttatcatttttgttCTTGTCGCAACCTTCTTTGTTATGAAATTGCGAAAACCTCAGATGAAGACGATTTATGACCTCGAAAAAGGATGCTATATTGTTACTCGTGTGCGTAGATAG
- the LOC130814537 gene encoding probable apyrase 6 isoform X1 produces the protein MASKNNQKFPSFSQKPSSSSSSYIPLHKTQLPPQMHNHFSLSSSPSSKSHHHKHLLLIISLSLLPFLLYILSLYNSLHLPPSSSFGLVIDISSSKSQIFVFRSLNEVSGTPFSGESSDIFWVNAGFFNFSGNHELVKRVVFKLIDFAKKKVPDFEWKDTKVQVFINAELAGKVTESERVLDECCLVLRSSGFLFRDDWASVLNGQDEGFYSWLAVNYAFGYLGNIPEETAGVVSLGRSAMQVTFASLETPLSESSRVIRLAGVPYSLYTQGLQQFGQDAVWKLLHKQSSQDLLSSSLNKERSLPNPCYPRGYKLTSQQSGVKLVNFYATGNFSACKTQLTLLLNDRKGNCTHAPCEMASSLFSELESKPHPQQKFFLSSQLRGLVPKASVSELEVVARRFCEDEWDSLKKDYDIDDTDLSKSCFSHAYMVILLRNSFGIRFDEKRVEFAAGSTPVDWRFGAFISRTIIEPFDEIMEHHDTHIVENESVTFFFLFAVFIIFVLVATFFVMKLRKPQMKTIYDLEKGCYIVTRVRR, from the exons ATGGCTTCCAAAAACAACCAAAAGTTTCCATCTTTTTCACAAAAACcgtcttcttcatcttcatcatacATCCCACTTCACAAAACCCAACTCCCACCTCAAATGCACAACcatttttctctttcttcttcaccATCTTCAAAATCTCATCACCATAAACACCTTCTTCTCATAATCTCCCTATCTCTTCTCCCTTTTCTTCTTTACATTCTATCTTTATACAATTCTCTTCATCTTCCCCCATCTTCTTCTTTTGGTCTTGTCATTGACATTTCAAGTTCTAAATCTCAAATCTTTGTTTTTAGATCTTTAAATGAAGTTTCTGGTACCCCATTTTCTGGAGAAAGCTCCGATATTTTCTGGGTTAATGCtggattttttaatttttcaggaAATCACGAATTGGTGAAAAGGGTAGTGTTCAAATTGATTGATTTTGCTAAGAAGAAAGTTCCTGACTTTGAGTGGAAAGATACCAAAGTTCAGGTTTTTATTAATGCAGAATTGGCGGGTAAAGTTACGGAGAGTGAGAGGGTTTTGGATGAGTGTTGTTTGGTTTTGAGATCATCTGGGTTTTTGTTTAGGGATGATTGGGCTTCTGTTTTGAATG GTCAGGATGAGGGGTTTTATTCTTGGTTGGCTGTAAATTATGCTTTTGGATACCTTGGCAATATACCTGAAGAAACAGCTGGAGTAGTTTCACTTGGAAGATCTGCCATGCAG GTAACTTTTGCAAGTCTTGAGACTCCATTATCAGAATCCTCTAGAGTTATCAGGTTGGCAGGAGTTCCCTACAGTCTTTATACTCAAGGCTTGCAGCAGTTCGGTCAG GATGCGGTTTGGAAATTGCTCCATAAACAGAGTAGTCAAGATTTGTTGTCAT CATCACTGAACAAAGAAAGATCTTTGCCTAATCCTTGTTATCCCAGAGGATATAAACTGACATCACAGCAAAGTGGTGTGAAACTTGTGAACTTCTATGCCACTGGCAACTTTTCCGCTTGTAAAACTCAACTTACTTTGTTACTGAATGATAGGAAAG GAAATTGTACACATGCACCGTGTGAGATGGCATCATCCCTTTTTAGCGAGTTAGAAAGTAAACCTCATCCTCAGCAGAAGTTCTTTCTTTCTTCTCAG CTTCGAGGTTTAGTTCCAAAGGCTTCCGTATCAGAATTGGAGGTGGTTGCACGTCGTTTTTGTGAGGATGAATGGGACAGCCTTAAAAAAGATTATGATATTGATGATACAGATCTGTCAAAGAGTTGTTTCTCACATGCATATATGGTGATCTTGCTGCGCAACAGTTTTGGCATTCGATTTGACGAAAAGAG AGTCGAGTTTGCTGCAGGAAGCACTCCTGTCGATTGGAGATTTGGAGCCTTCATTTCTCGGACGATCATAGAGCCCTTTGACGAAATTATGGAGCACCATGACACCCATATTGTGGAGAATGAATCTGTCACCTTCTTCTTCTTGTTTGCGgtttttatcatttttgttCTTGTCGCAACCTTCTTTGTTATGAAATTGCGAAAACCTCAGATGAAGACGATTTATGACCTCGAAAAAGGATGCTATATTGTTACTCGTGTGCGTAGATAG
- the LOC130814537 gene encoding probable apyrase 6 isoform X2, which translates to MASKNNQKFPSFSQKPSSSSSSYIPLHKTQLPPQMHNHFSLSSSPSSKSHHHKHLLLIISLSLLPFLLYILSLYNSLHLPPSSSFGLVIDISSSKSQIFVFRSLNEVSGTPFSGESSDIFWVNAGFFNFSGNHELVKRVVFKLIDFAKKKVPDFEWKDTKVQVFINAELAGKVTESERVLDECCLVLRSSGFLFRDDWASVLNGQDEGFYSWLAVNYAFGYLGNIPEETAGVVSLGRSAMQDAVWKLLHKQSSQDLLSSSLNKERSLPNPCYPRGYKLTSQQSGVKLVNFYATGNFSACKTQLTLLLNDRKGNCTHAPCEMASSLFSELESKPHPQQKFFLSSQLRGLVPKASVSELEVVARRFCEDEWDSLKKDYDIDDTDLSKSCFSHAYMVILLRNSFGIRFDEKRVEFAAGSTPVDWRFGAFISRTIIEPFDEIMEHHDTHIVENESVTFFFLFAVFIIFVLVATFFVMKLRKPQMKTIYDLEKGCYIVTRVRR; encoded by the exons ATGGCTTCCAAAAACAACCAAAAGTTTCCATCTTTTTCACAAAAACcgtcttcttcatcttcatcatacATCCCACTTCACAAAACCCAACTCCCACCTCAAATGCACAACcatttttctctttcttcttcaccATCTTCAAAATCTCATCACCATAAACACCTTCTTCTCATAATCTCCCTATCTCTTCTCCCTTTTCTTCTTTACATTCTATCTTTATACAATTCTCTTCATCTTCCCCCATCTTCTTCTTTTGGTCTTGTCATTGACATTTCAAGTTCTAAATCTCAAATCTTTGTTTTTAGATCTTTAAATGAAGTTTCTGGTACCCCATTTTCTGGAGAAAGCTCCGATATTTTCTGGGTTAATGCtggattttttaatttttcaggaAATCACGAATTGGTGAAAAGGGTAGTGTTCAAATTGATTGATTTTGCTAAGAAGAAAGTTCCTGACTTTGAGTGGAAAGATACCAAAGTTCAGGTTTTTATTAATGCAGAATTGGCGGGTAAAGTTACGGAGAGTGAGAGGGTTTTGGATGAGTGTTGTTTGGTTTTGAGATCATCTGGGTTTTTGTTTAGGGATGATTGGGCTTCTGTTTTGAATG GTCAGGATGAGGGGTTTTATTCTTGGTTGGCTGTAAATTATGCTTTTGGATACCTTGGCAATATACCTGAAGAAACAGCTGGAGTAGTTTCACTTGGAAGATCTGCCATGCAG GATGCGGTTTGGAAATTGCTCCATAAACAGAGTAGTCAAGATTTGTTGTCAT CATCACTGAACAAAGAAAGATCTTTGCCTAATCCTTGTTATCCCAGAGGATATAAACTGACATCACAGCAAAGTGGTGTGAAACTTGTGAACTTCTATGCCACTGGCAACTTTTCCGCTTGTAAAACTCAACTTACTTTGTTACTGAATGATAGGAAAG GAAATTGTACACATGCACCGTGTGAGATGGCATCATCCCTTTTTAGCGAGTTAGAAAGTAAACCTCATCCTCAGCAGAAGTTCTTTCTTTCTTCTCAG CTTCGAGGTTTAGTTCCAAAGGCTTCCGTATCAGAATTGGAGGTGGTTGCACGTCGTTTTTGTGAGGATGAATGGGACAGCCTTAAAAAAGATTATGATATTGATGATACAGATCTGTCAAAGAGTTGTTTCTCACATGCATATATGGTGATCTTGCTGCGCAACAGTTTTGGCATTCGATTTGACGAAAAGAG AGTCGAGTTTGCTGCAGGAAGCACTCCTGTCGATTGGAGATTTGGAGCCTTCATTTCTCGGACGATCATAGAGCCCTTTGACGAAATTATGGAGCACCATGACACCCATATTGTGGAGAATGAATCTGTCACCTTCTTCTTCTTGTTTGCGgtttttatcatttttgttCTTGTCGCAACCTTCTTTGTTATGAAATTGCGAAAACCTCAGATGAAGACGATTTATGACCTCGAAAAAGGATGCTATATTGTTACTCGTGTGCGTAGATAG
- the LOC130814538 gene encoding NADH--cytochrome b5 reductase 1-like has protein sequence MESLQIQSHRKEMIGIAVALVAVGVGTAFYFYLSKKSKSKPKCCLDPENFEEFKLVTRTQLSHNVAKFKFALPTPDSFLGLPIGQHISCRGKDANGEDVMKAYTPTTLDSDVGHFELVIKMYPQGRMSHHFREMSEGDYLAVKGPKGRFKYQPGHVRAFGMLAGGTGITPMFQVARAILENPSDLTKIHLIYANVTHEDILLKEELDSFAHNFPDQFSIFYVLNEPPEDWTEGIGFITAKMIQDHCPAPASDIQILRCGPPPMNKAMAAHLETLGYTSEMQFQF, from the exons ATGGAGAGTTTACAAATACAATCTCATAGAAAGGAGATGATTGGCATTGCTGTTGCTCTTGTTGCTGTTGGTGTTGGAACTGCTTTCTACTTTTATCTTTCCAAGAAATCTAAATCCAAACCAAAGT GTTGCTTGGACCCAGAAAATTTCGAGGAATTTAAGCTTGTAACGCGTACCCAGCTTAGTCATAATGTTGCAAAGTTTAAATTTGCCCTTCCAACACCAGATTCTTTCTTGGGTCTTCCAATTGGACAACACATAAGTTGCAG AGGAAAAGATGCAAACGGGGAGGACGTCATGAAAGCTTACACACCAACAACTTTAGATTCAGATGTCGGGCATTTTGAATTAGTAATTAAG ATGTATCCACAAGGAAGAATGTCTCATCATTTCCGAGAAATGAGCGAAGGTGATTACTTGGCTGTTAAGGGTCCAAAG GGACGTTTTAAGTATCAGCCTGGGCATGTTCGAGCTTTTGGTATGCTTGCTGGAGGCACAGGGATTACTCCAATGTTTCAG GTTGCTAGAGCTATACTCGAGAATCCTAGTGACTTGACCAAGATTCATCTAATTTATGCAAATGTCACGCATGAAGATATTCTTTTGAAG GAAGAGCTGGATAGTTTTGCTCACAATTTTCCTGATCAATTTTCAATATTCTATGTCCTGAATGag CCGCCTGAAGATTGGACTGAGGGAATCGGTTTCATAACAGCCAAAATGATACAAGATCATTGCCCCGCACCCGCCTCAGATATACAG ATCTTAAGGTGTGGACCGCCACCAATGAACAAGGCCATGGCTGCTCATCTCGAAACTCTAGGATACACTTCTGAGATGCAATTTCAGTTCTAA